In the genome of Candoia aspera isolate rCanAsp1 chromosome 1, rCanAsp1.hap2, whole genome shotgun sequence, one region contains:
- the PCNX4 gene encoding pecanex-like protein 4 produces MGPDVPLLNDHKQEFLLKRLPQTFLGGPQFKLGFCAPSYVYLNQILLFLIPWVLGGIGTLMYQLRVLQDYCTAALSGGLMLVAAIIVQGINLYARQKTAPIERMHVHGVLMEEDEWEFSSCIGSETIKFIIAGKKYVSNLFFHSLLAGVLCGLGTWYLLPSRIASLYGDNIGTTVVIFIFGWLTVCIGEYSLIVKTPSETATYQALDTYEIVPLMRPFYIFVFIAVDLAHRFVADAPALKLVNQVMHIIFLSLPLLWTLGILPPLDALFLWGMEQVLELVLGGSPMSSNVRLLAMFIISLGTAIASYFIPNTLGVVLFMTGFGFILSLNLNEIGLTFKYAMISCLASSKFKNTSSCRIQFVWKELIFYFTVLTVALLEAGLMHYFLGFQTFTKTSLQAVISYILIILLLAMWILREIQTVYLFGLFRNPFYPKDLMTMNVSGKKEKNLKKIGILRKILLTLVSPFAMIAFLSIDNSLHHLSSIYISIGLSRSFRMVWQDTEHALMDMVVVSTVQLLVFTTDLWWNKSIDTGIRLLLVGIIRSRLFQFVSKLQFAVTVLLTSWTEKKQRRKSTTTLITLNIAFLPIVLALIVLSSLLSSPLIPLFSLPIFLIGFPRPVRSWPGPVGMMACVGPDAVYYQQMIPSLRTALQSAFSTGSLGFCSPGSHYLCRFQDRLVWILVLERGYTYCCLNIKGLELQETSCHTAEAHRVDDIFAMAFEHEDHSQIFSLNDHYGNILTPCAVLPVKLYSDARNILSGIIDSPENRKQLKEDFIKVLLWLLIQYCYKKSKTPRTLEKMSKSQQEYSSAEPEVLNKAVERPGSWKDEDGLSVESTEEWTDDSNLFDAEPSKKTFKTSVTLSQGDSPRPFYSLPGSVEIHTTDDELLEVASVNKLYKTVVLGLPAVDAGKQWGIMDLSPIKFSNFYSELLSIPEEWRSTPLSVAKFHEMKQKFPVEWYHFLLHQLDLFHLKENPSNLLKDLIKDTALKDLYVQSALSCYIAMFGLDDTVVSPGHIFRAYNGSLPWSVCLDWLIGKQELYQLTLKTFRYTVKLMVDKASLGPVEDFKELLKCLEEYENDWYIGLVSEKEWPQAVLQEKPYLFSLGHDPNMGVYTGRILTLQEFLVQVGKLNDEAVRGQWGNLSWELLYATNDDEERYSIQAHPVLLRNLTIQAADPPLGYPVYSSEPLHVPFL; encoded by the exons ATGGGCCCAGATGTGCCTCTATTGAATGACCACAAGCAAGAATTCCTCTTAAAGCGACTTCCGCAGACTTTTCTGGGTGGCCCTCAATTTAAGTTAGGATTCTGTGCACCTTCTTACGTCTATTTGAATCAGATTCTTCTCTTCTTGATACCATGGGTTCTAGGTGGAATTGGGACGCTTATGTATCAGTTAAGGGTTCTGCAGGACTATTGCACAGCTGCACTTTCTGGAGGACTAATGCTTGTTGCAGCAATTATTGTTCAGGGAATAAATTTGTATGCCAGGCAAAAAACTGCACCCATAGAAAGAATGCATGTCCACGGTGTACTAATGGAGGAAGATGAGTGGGAGTTTTCTAGCTGTATAGGTTCAGAAACAATCAAATTTATTATTGCAGGCAAAAAATATGTAAGTAACCTATTTTTTCACTCACTTCTTGCTGGAGTACTATGTGGCTTAGGAACTTGGTATTTGCTGCCAAGCAGAATTGCCTCCTTGTATGGAGATAATATTGGAACAACTGTTGTGATCTTCATATTTGGATGGTTGACGGTGTGCATTGGAGAATATTCCTTAATTGTTAAGACTCCTTCAGAGACTGCTACTTATCAAGCACTGGACACTTATGAAATTGTTCCTCTTATGAGACCATTCTACATTTTTGTCTTCATTGCAGTGGATCTTGCTCACAG ATTTGTTGCTGATGCTCCAGCTTTAAAGTTGGTCAATCAGGTTATGCACATCATATTTTTGTCTTTGCCTCTCTTATGGACTTTGGGGATTCTGCCTCCATTGGATGCACTTTTTCTCTGGGGAATGGAACAAGTGTTGGAACTTGTTTTAGGAGGCTCGCCTATGTCAAGTAATGTAAG GCTGCTAGCAATGTTTATCATTTCTTTGGGAACAGCTATTGCATCTTACTTCATCCCTAACACGCTTGGTGTGGTTCTATTCATGACTGGATTTGGATTTATACTGAGTCTTAATCTAAATGAGATTGGATTAACCTTCAAGTACGCTATGATCAGCTGCTTAGCTTCGAGCAAGTTTAAAAACACATCTTCCTGTAGAATACAGTTTGTATGGAAAGAATTAATTTTCTATTTCACTGTATTGACTGTTGCTCTCCTGGAAGCTGGCTTGATGCACTACTTCCTTGGTTTTCAGACGTTTACCAAAACTAGCCTCCAAGCTGTAATTAGTTACATATTGATAATATTGCTTCTTGCTATGTGGATTCTCAGAGAGATTCAAACGGTGTATTTGTTTGGATTGTTCCGAAATCCCTTTTATCCAAAAGATCTAATGACAATGAATGTatctggaaagaaggaaaagaacctCAAGAAAATTGGTATATTAAGAAAGATTTTACTAACTTTAG TGTCACCATTTGCTATGATAGCATTTCTTTCCATAGACAATTCTCTGCATCATCTGTCATCCATATATATTTCCATTGGGCTTTCAAGAAGCTTTAGAATG GTGTGGCAAGATACAGAGCATGCTCTGATGGATATGGTGGTGGTGTCTACAGTGCAGTTGCTGGTGTTCACTACTGATCTATGGTGGAACAAAAGCATTGATACAGGAATTAGACTCTTGCTG GTTGGAATTATTCGGAGTCGGCTATTTCAGTTTGTTTCAAAATTGCAGTTTGCAGTTACTGTTCTCTTGACGTCGtggacagaaaaaaaacaacGCCGGAAATCCACAACTACTCTGATTACACTGAACATTGCTTTCCTTCCAATTGTATTGGCCCTCATAGTGCTCTCTTCATTGCTGTCTTCTCCCTTGATACCACTTTTCAGTCTCCCAATATTTTTGATTGGCTTTCCCAGACCAGTCCGAAGCTGGCCAGGACCTGTGGGCATGATGGCCTGCGTAGGTCCTGATGCTGTATATTATCAGCAGATGATTCCAAGTTTGAGGACTGCACTGCAGTCAGCATTCTCAACAGGCAGTTTAG GTTTCTGTTCACCTGGATCCCACTACTTGTGCCGATTTCAAGACAGACTAGTATGGATCCTTGTTTTAGAAAGAGGCTACACCTACTGTTGTCTTAATATCAAG gGTTTAGAATTGCAGGAAACCTCCTGTCATACTGCTGAAGCTCACAGAGTTGATGATATTTTTGCGATGGCCTTTGAACATGAGGATCATAGTCAGATTTTCTCCCTCAATGATCATTATGGAAATATTTTAACACCTTGTGCTGTTCTTCCTGTGAAACTCTACTCAGATGCCAGAAATATCTTGTCTGGAATAATTGATTCCCCTGAAAATCGGAAGCAGTTGAAAGAAGACTTCATAAAAGTCCTCTTGTGGCTGCTAATCCAGTACTGCTATAAGAAGTCAAAAACACCTAGGACTCTTGAAAAGATGTCTAAGTCCCAGCAGGAGTATTCTTCAGCAGAACCTGAAGTTTTAAACAAGGCAGTAGAAAGACCAGGTTCATGGAAAGATGAAGATGGTCTCAGTGTGGAATCAACAGAGGAGTGGACTGATGATAGCAATCTCTTTGATGCTGAACCCAGcaaaaaaacattcaaaacaagTGTCACACTATCACAAGGTGATTCACCGAGACCTTTCTATTCTCTTCCAGGCTCAGTGGAAATACACACTACAGATGATGAACTACTTGAAGTAGCCAGTGTGAATAAACTCTATAAAACTGTTGTTCTTGGTCTTCCTGCTGTAGATGCTGGAAAACAGTGGGGAATTATGGATTTATCTCCTATTAAATTCAGTAACTTCTATTCTGAGCTGTTAAGCATTCCTGAAGAATGGAGAAGTACACCATTATCTGTTGCCAAATTCCATGAAATGAAGCAGAAGTTTCCAGTAGAGTGGTATCATTTTTTACTTCACCAGCTAGACCTATTTCATTTGAAAGAAAATCCTTCAAATTTACTTAAAGATCTTATTAAGGACACTGCTTTGAAGGATTTGTATGTCCAGAGTGCCTTATCCTGTTATATTGCAATGTTTGGATTAGATGATACTGTTGTTTCTCCTGGTCATATTTTCAGAGCCTACAATGGAAGCCTTCCATGGTCAGTCTGTTTGGACTGGTTAATAGGAAAGCAAGAGTTATATCAGCTAACACTAAAAACATTCAG ATACACAGTTAAGCTTATGGTTGATAAAGCAAGCCTGGGTCCAGTTGAAGACTTTAAAGAGCTGCTGAAATGTCTTGAAGAATATGAAAATGACTGGTACATTGGTTTGGTGTCTGAAAAGGAATGGCCACAAGCTGTTTTACAAGAAAAGCCATATCTCTTTTCTTTGGGGCATGACCCAAATATG GGAGTTTATACTGGCAGGATACTCACCCTTCAGGAATTTCTAGTACAAGTGGGAAAACTGAACGATGAAGCTGTCAGAGGACAGTGGGGGAATCTGTCGTGGGAGCTGCTTTATGCCACAAATGACGACGAAGAACGCTATAGCATCCAGGCACACCCTGTACTCCTGAGGAACCTGACCATACAAGCAGCAGATCCCCCTCTTGGCTATCCTGTTTATTCCTCTGAACCGCTTCACGTGCCCTTCCTGTAG